AGGTACCCTTCGCCAGACCAGGATCGTTATCCGATCAGGGAAAGGTCACGTAGCCGTAAGGACGAAGATTACTACTACGATGAACTTCCCAGAGGAGCACCTTCCGAGACCAAGTTACTCATATCTAAGAAAGAATCGGAGAGTCGAGCAGAACAGATCATCCAGAAGATACGACAGGACATTGAGGCGTTTGACAAAGATGACGCCGCTGCGGAGGACGCTGCGAGTGCTCCGAGAATGGGGCCCCGGCGCGCAATGATGATGACGACAGATGACTACGAAGATGACCTAGACGTAAGACGAAGAGGCAGCGACGACTACGACAGGCGCGACCGGAGAAAAAAATCAAAGACGCGGTACGGCGATGACGATGACCGGCCGTGGCGCCGGAGGTCACGCAGGGAGCAGTCATCCTCATCGTCTTCATTGTCCGAAGACCGTCGGCGCAAGAAGCGGCACGATTCGTATGATCGCAGGCACAAGCGCAGTGGTTCACGGCGGCGCAGCCGTACGCGTTCGAAAGGAAGGGACGACGATGGAGAAAGGTCTGATTTGCCTAGCTCCCGGCAGAGGGGCCAGGGGTGGGACGATATGCTACGGCCTCGGCCCGCTGCAGACCGCAACTTCATAGATGCGGGAATGATGTACCGGTATGAGAGCCAACCGTTGATGCTTGTGAAGGGAGATGTCGTCAAAAAGGAGGAAGTTGCCCCGGGACAAGACGGGTCTGCTGTGAAGAACCCCGATGACGCGACTCAGCCAGCAAGATTCTTGTCGCCAGAGCAGTACCAGGACTTCCTTCTGGACGTACGGGCTGGCAAAAAACGACATGGTTACCCTGTTCGGGCTACACCTTCGAATGTGGCTCAGGAGCTTGGCAGGTACCAGGACTTCCTTTGCAGCGTTCTACCAGAGGGCACCTCTGCCGGCGTAATGGCTGCCGAGGTTCGCAAGTACCACAAGTTCATGCTGGGCACAAACAATCCCCCTCCTGAAGACTACGAAATCATTGTGGCTTCCAATAAGGGCATTGCGAAAGTTGTCAAGCCGGTCGCTTCTGGTTCTGCCGAAGACGGACAACCTCCCGCTGGCTATCAGTCCTTCGCAGTGCAGGCGAAGCCGGAGCCGCTGCAGGCCAAGAACCAAGAAGAGTACCATGAATCCAATGTCCGAGCGCTGCCTAAGCCATCGCATAGCGACGAAGTCTTCGCTATGCAAACCATGCCTCGCAGAACTCCAAGCAGACCAAAAGGAGAACGGTACGAACACTTGGAAGACACACCACAGCTCAAGACCGAGTGGTGGAGCCGCGCAGTGGTCGGCTATGATGGCACTGGAAGGCCCGCGTCTCGAAGCAGGTCCTCGAGGGGCCGTCGTGGGCTGGCGAGGTCCGCATCTCCGCGCATGTCTTCCCCGAACCGGCGCAAGGCTTATGACAACGAGAATGCCGAGACTTACCAAGTGACGAGTCTCGAGATGGAAGGCCCCATCGGCCAGGAGTACGCGAAGGTCCGAATGTCGAGGCGGCTCGGAGATCCAGGAAGGATGTACTCGATGAACCGTAGGCTTTCCCCAACCGCTGTCGGTTATGGAAGGCCGCAGCGTGTTGCTTCACCGGAGAGGCTCCCCATGCAGATGCAGGGAATGCAGATAGGAGGAATGCAGGGGGTGCAACTGCAGGGCATGTCCATGCAACCGATGCAAGGAATGTCCATGCAAGGAATGCCCATGCAGGGAATGCCAGTGGTGGGAATGCCGATGCAGCCGATGGCTATGCAGCCGATGGCCATGCAGGGAATGCCCATGCAGTACGACCCTCGATCTGGGCGTGTGCCGATGCGCATGGATCGCAGGATTCATCAGATACTCACGCAGCAGAAGGGAGGAGGCAACCCCCGCAGCAGCACCACCACAGTAATGCCTGTACAGGCGCAGGTAGAGTGCGTGGAAGGCGTCACGTTCAAGTACCAGATTCAAAACGAAAGCAAGCAGTGCCAACCTGACGACGGAGGGAAAAaaacgaaagacgagattgtcgaGACTTCGAAGGAGCCCTCCGTGACACGAATTGTCAGCAACGTTGAGATACAAGTCGGAGAAAAGAAGCTGTCTAAAGCGACCAACGCGCGCGTCAAGACCCGCGCCTCGTCGGCCGGGACCCACGACGCAGGGTCCACGAAAAACGCCGAAGCTCAGGCGGAGATCGAAGAAATCCCTCACGTTAGCTTCACAAGAAACGCGAACTACGATGCCCCGCCGCCCGGATATCTGTTTCCGATGAATCCCGTGTTCCAGCCGCCTCCACCGCAGCTGTCGGAAATCATATCAACGACGACTGTGCACACTCATCAGCACCACCACCACTATCACGATGGGCAGAAGAACTTCAAGATCGCCTACATGCTTCCGAAGAGTGGCGACATCACAAGGGACCGCTCCATCCAGGCCCAAGACCGCTACGAGGACCAAGAGCCTCTGGGCGCTGCTGTGGGCGTACAGTGCTTGTCGCTGTACGAGAGATTCATGAACTGGATTTACCCGGACACGAAGCAGACCGAGGACGTGAGCTTGATGACAGACGCTGAGGAGCTTACCGAGGACAAGAAACGATCTGGCAAGAAAGACAAAAAGGGTGCCAAAAAAGACGCCGAAGGCAAGTTGGACGACGGCAAAAAAGACGCCGTAGGCAAGTTGGAGGACGCCAAGAAAGGCGCCGTGGGCAAGTCGGAGGATGCTAAGAAAAGTGACAAAAAAGGCGTCGCTGGCGAGTCTGAGGCCGAGGCCAAGGGCAAGTCTGCAGAGGCGAGCGAGAAGAGCGAGAAAGGCGaggaaaagaacaagaaagagGAGAAGAAAAAAGTCCCTTCTGGTCCTCCCATTCCGGTGAACTTGCCTTGGCAGGGGCACGAGTACGAGTACGAGGAACAGATCAAGCCTGATGGTTCACGCGTTGGTACGTATCGCTACAAAGGTTTGGGTGGAGCGCCAAAGTTTCCCGACGACAAAGGGCCAGCAGAAGGCACGGTGAGGTTTCCAAGCGGCCAGCCGTCCAAGGGGCCCGTGGGCTTCGAGACTACTACCACCCGGATGGAGGTGGACGGACAGGAGTTCTGGCAGCGTGAGGTTCGTCCCATACCGAACAGTGCTCGTGGGGTCCCGATGATTCCCATGAGCGGATCGCGAGAGACGTACCAGAGCAGTGACAGAGAGCAGTCGTCCATGCGGTCTGTATCGACACCCAAGCAGAGGCGCGTCACCACCCATTCCAGGGCACGCGTCTCGGAAAAAAGTGGGCACAAGGACAACTTCGTGCCCGACGTCCAGATTCGGCTGGAGTTCGGCGACACCTCGGACAATAGCGGCTCGCACGAGTCGAAGACCAAGTCGAGTGAAGCCTCGGCGGTCGCGACCGCTTCCTGGCAGCCCGCCGACATGGTGGTCTCGTACGCGCACAAGAACTTCGACGACAAGAACCTGGCGGACGATGACAACGACGATGACATGCTGCCCTCCGGACACGTCTACGGAGGTCACGGGTCAACCAAAAAGCTCATCAAAAGGTAAGAACCCGCGTCCCTTCATTCTATATGGGGCACCAAACGGGACGTTTTCTCACGTGTCTGCAAGGTATTCTTTCGCGATTCCAGAAGCACCCCGCTGGCTGCGTAAAGCTTTGGAGAGCGTTAAACGTGATAGAAATGCGCAGCAGACGGATATGTTGGCTCAGCATATTTGAGGTGCAAGATAACGGGTAAATATATATAGCATGCGCTGTCACAAATCGCACTGCGTCAAAACAACTCACTGGAAGGTAATAGTGAAAGTGAATTCATGCTATTGCTTGCTTCGGTGATTTTCCTGGTCCTAGTAAATTAATCCTACTCATTTATCATGGCATCTCGTCACAACAGAGGAGGCACGAAAGGTCTACCTCGGTGGGTCGGGGGTTATGTGGGGGGGCTCGGCTGTTCacccgaaggttgcaggttcgatttCGGCCGAGGCGGTCGCATTTCCATGGAGGGTCGAAttggtagaagcccgtgtactgagCAATGTCTGTGTATGTTGAAGAATACCAGGtagtcaaaatatccggagccctttATCATCTCATAGTCATATccttgttttgggacgtaaaaccctccATATAATGTATGGAGGTGCAGAAGTTTGGAGAACTTTGACAAACAGGGCAAAGAAGTGCGAGGTGGCCATTATCAGTGTTGTTATTCTGCCGTCTTAGTCTAGCTTTAGGCCATTACTCGGTTTGGGCTGCGTACCTCCTACCACACTACAAGGGTTGATCACACCCGTCAGTCAGCTGACGTATACTTGTTTTCGTAGTTCACGAATCAGTGTTTCGGAGACGAAGGTTGGTCATCCTGCAGAGCCTGGGAAGCTTTTTAACGCTTACACCGCCGCAATCTCTGCATAATGAGTTCCTTATGATAATGCAGTAAAAGCTTCTCGAATCCTTTAGCGCAAACGTTGTCGCTTACTCcattcactaaaaaaaaaagctcgttaTTCAATGTTTGTTGTGTGGCTTGCAGCCATAATCATTCTTACTTTGTGTCTCCCCGGATGCCTAGATACTCTGCAAAGGTGGTGTTCACGCACTTCGCAGCTGTGAACTTTAAGGAAACCATAAAAAAAATTTAATTTCGAACACTCCATGTTGGCGTCGCTTCCACCAGGAGACGCAAGATTCGCGGCATGCCGAACAAAGAACTGATGGCGTACTCCATGGTGGTGCTCGCCGCACTGGTCGGCCTTGCACTGCTCATCACCATGAACGGCCACAGGAGTCGTTCTAGGCAGCGTGAGTAATTGTGTGTGTCTGCGTATGCCGTGGTTTTACGGGTCTGCATAGAATGTGGATACGGAACGTAGAACGTTTTTGAATTGAGTTTTTAATTTCTCCTGTTTACATCAAAAAAGATGCAGACGCTATAAAGGCCGTGTGGCCCGACACAAGTTTCTGCTCCTGCAACAGCTTGGCACGCAGGCTGTTGTATATATAGCACACAAAAGTATGTAGCGTACAAAAGTATACTGTACGAACAGATTCAACGAAAAAAGTCACAAAAGAAGATATATTTGCACAAAAAGTAGACAAATGCGACAGTCAATAAACGAAACGGCGAGTGTACAGGAAAGCTTGGAAAAAATTTAACATaatacaattaaaaaaaaaaactctgccttAGACAACTAACATCTGGAATAAAGACAAACGCATCGACAATATATGGTGTAATTTTGTCAAACGAACTCAAAATTGTGTGAAACGAGAAATTTTCTGAACGATTCATTCGAACCTTCCATTCGTCGGAAATTCGCGTAGTCTATTAAGTTGTGAAGGCGTAGTGAAATAGACATAGAAAGTGGAAAAGAGGGTCTGCATAGAATGTAGACGCGTGACACGCTGCTTGTACGATATGTCGTGTGCATCAAGAGAAACGCGTAGGGCGAGCGTGAAGTAGCGAGATAACACAAACACGCCGAAGTACTTGCAGTTCTTAAATGATTTTAAATGCGCACGCTAGAAAACGTACCTGCTAGAAGATGACATCTACAGAGTCTGTAGCCaggaattttcttatttttaacTGTTCGCCACGAAGCCTACAAGAGATTTCagacatcttctttttcttctatagtcgtttttgttgttgtcgttgttgatTTTGGTTTTGCTTTATCGGTGTTTCAGCTTTCGCACTCGATCACCACCTCGTACTAAATGCTTCCAAGTTCAGGGCAGTCCAGGCTGGACCAGGTGAGGGCTTAGGTTATGGCTGTTAATCACGAACAACGCCTTTAAGAAAGATACGCTATACACTTTTGTCCACCCGATCCCCCGCAATGTTTTTGCTTTGCAGCCAGTGCTGGCTTCTGGAATGCAGCTCCCCCCGTATGCAAGGACGCTCGGTGTTTGACTAGAGGTAAGCGGCGCGTTCTAGCTCAACGTCGAATCTCGTAAAAAATTATTAAAAGAAACAAGAGGACGACGGATTAACATCGTGCATCGCGAAATAGCCTGCACAGCCTGAAACCCTTACGCTGAGAAAAGGCCGTCTCAGATCGCCTATAAAATATTCGTTCTATAACGAGTTTGAAGTGTAAGGAACTACCTTGGGGACAGATGTGTCTTTACGCCTTGTATACACGAGGGACCGCATGCACTGTTAACGTTTCAAGTTGTCTATATGTCCCACGCTTTATATGGTACGAAAGCTCTATTTACAGCCTACATTCCTTTTGTACATTAAATGATGTAAGGTGTCGGTGTAACCCCCGATTCACGAGAGATGAGTTGTGGCAGTCCTTAACTCGTTCCAGCCATGCCGCCGCTTGCTTGTCTCGCCCTCCCTTAGGGTCTGCGGCCGTGAAGCACTTGTCCGGCGACTACCTGAAGTCTGCCTGCGCGGACTTCTACCAGTTTGTGTGCGCCCAGCAGAACGTGAGCGACTCGCCTAGCGTCATCGCCCATCGTGCCCTCGAAGATGGCGTGCTGAGTGTGATCAAAGGTAGCCACAAAGAACTCGTgcccttatttcatttatttatttatttatttatttatttgtttatttatttatttatttatttatttattcttttgtttACAAATACCTCACAGGCTCTACGTAGATTACGTGTACAATACAATGATATTTAGCTAGAACGTGAAACGACAAAAGGAACTCGAAAACCAGGTATCGTACAACTTGAAAATGTGAGCACAAAAATGGCCTTTATCATATCACAACTGAATGTTGCATCCGCGGTTGACTCTTTACCTTATTAGTGATTCATATTGTTTCGGATAAGAcgcgacgccgtatcgacgaggctgtggaagaGATGTacttaaaaccagcagtaatggcgtgaccggttcaccagcgaacAAACGGAGACCTCCCTTCGTCCTCTTAGTAAgtcacacacgcgcatcgtcccacgAAATGTCAACAAGCATGCAGCAATATGATTAGCGAACTTGATTCTCTATTAAGGGGAACAATTGTTTTATATCTGATGAGCTGATAAAACTTGCTGAGTGTATATTTGTGTGCTAATGTAAGTTTGCAAGTATTCTGCACATTTCATGCGCAATTTTGagaagcattatttttttttgacgGAGAGAATTTCACCGCAGTAATTCAGCATACTTCGATAATGTTTAGTGACAGCTGTATGCAAAGCAACAATAATTTATGTTCTAAACACGCAACACAACGAAAAACCCACAACAAAACCACAACACCCACAAAACTCCTACGAAAACATTTTTAGAAGGAAGTTTGGTGAGCGAAATTTCCGCTTGACATAGACTCGCGAATGTTGAAGATGCCGCAACTTTTGCTCAAATTGGTTTGCAACATCCATTGTTGTATTGAGTATCGTTTTGATTCCAGACTATTTGACGATGTTCGCATGGGCACCATTTAGCGTGCCGAAGAACATCTGCGTCAACTGTGGGAGTCAAAATGCGGCTTAGCGCTAACACACATGGACGACAAAGATGCACCAGCACGAGCGCCATCTTTCAACCCACTGTTTCAACGTATCGATCGAAAGATAACGCTTAGCCTCTTGTGCGCCTGCAAGACGCAAGAGCACTATGCCACATTTGGATGCATACAATCATTTTGCCCAAACAGCCACGTTGATAAATGCGGGAACATCGTCGACCTCGTGAACATAGCAATTAACGAAGCTTACACTCCGTTTCATGCATTAGGTGAAACGCCCTGGAAGGTATGCAAGAAGTTCGTTCAGCAAAATGTATAACTCCGCTTGTCTCGCGCTTCGATTCAATAGTGACGGGCTCCACCTGCGCGCTGAAGGAACTAATCGCGGAGGCCGCAGGGGTGCTTAGTGATCCTAAACAATATGTTGACAACCGTATAAATAATGGTGTCTTTCTCAGTCACAAAGGAGCTAAACTCATGGATGGATCatgaatgaaaaacttttattggggtcctgaaggattccacccccgtttttataggggtaggatcgcgggccgctcccacgttgggacggggaggcccagcctcaccgccgcatcgtgggccttatggacagccttgagttgttgtatgaaaaccggactcgtgagcattaaatgaaaggagttctcagaaaattctttgTAAAGAGGTGCACATCCAGAGCACGTGGTTAAAATCgctgcgattctggcagtccggacaaagttcctaaatatcggagtaatggctataggttacgaggctagggtatgttcccgtctgaagcatgcgaagagagattgcctgtggcctggacaacttttcgtgtggcaatggaaaggacctacggTTTAATTGATAATGcgtcgtgatctcgttgaaggtagtcaaaatgtccctaaaatgaaggctgggggctgactcctctgtttgagaagcacaagtcccggcgcggtaagtgaagcctcgcgccttggagtgggctagctcgttgacattgggaaggcctccaaccctcaagccaaggtgagcagggaaccaaataattgtgtggtgggtgagttccttttgagcgagagttctcaaaacttccttgatcacggaaccagaagcgaaggcctTAGCAGTGGATTTAGAGTCggtataaatatcagtcctttgtgaatcaaggagtgctagtgcaatggccatctgttctgctttttAAGAAGAAGTGGTTCGAACCGGCGCCGAGGATAAAAtatgacccttagtatctacggatactactGCAAAGCGAGCGGAAGCgccatactgggcggcatcaacaaaacatgaaacagacgagtgtttgtgagcttgagctaaaagagaggaggtcgagcgacacgcctgcccgcgttgtactgtggatgcatatttcgtggaagggggcacactttgatgcgagagcgcatataatcatcgagtggcttattttgcacttcgagcgtcagggggttgactccagtgtcaaccaggatctttctccccgctggtgtgatcgaaagcctggcaacctgtgccgtttgttgagcctcgataacttcttcaagcgtgttgtggactccaagtttcataaggttccCAGTGTttgtgcgcataggaatgccaagaactttcttgatgcttttccttatgaggatgttcaatttatttctttcacggagttgccacctgtgcatagatgtgacatagcttatgtggctcatcgagaatgcatggaatagtctgagaaggttgtgctctcgaagacTGCCCCGACAgttggaaatgcgtgagattagtcggatgaTCCCTTCCGCCTTAGAAGTCATTAAACTAAAAAAATACATTACGGGTAGTGAAATCATTGAGCTATATATTTGCTGGTGCGAGCGCACCTACTGCAAGAAGTATCGCTAGCTTCTgtagcgttgcacctgatgtataaAAATTATTATAGTATACAATGTATATTTTCTATCGCAATTCCTTTATAGACGTACGCGAGCTTACATGCAATTTTCTTCAGTACGcgaacatagcaaaaaaaaaaaaacgtttccgtAAATGTTTCATTTGGTATGTTTTTACCtcttatgccccccccccccctccccatttcTGTGCATTACTGCGTGTGCGCCGCAAAGTGAACACCCAGCGCTGCTAGGAGAGTGCAACGGAGCAAGCGAGCGCAGCATTATGTACGAGCGCACAAATgggagaggagaaacgaagtGGAGGCAGCGCTCTGCCACGTCGCCCCTACTCGCGCTCAAGCTTAGAGAGGgggagagttggcgcatgcgcagtaaaggtggtcacgccacacaccggattAGGCTGCTTCGCGTCTAAAAAAAGACAGTAGACTAAAAGACCACTTTGTCCCTCCTTTCCTATGTTCGCGCGCTGAAGGAACTCGCCAGTATGAATACAcactaactagcccaagcttaAGTCTTGTAAACGCGAGTTTACAGTCTTGCGGCATTGGTGCAGTGTGTGACTGTTCCCATTGCTTTCCGCGCATAGCCCAGGATAGGTTCCCGGAGCTGATGACCGCCAGGCACTTGTACAAGGAGTGCTTGAACAAAGGTAAGCTCGCTTCCTCTTTAACAGTGGCGTAGGCAGTAATGTTTTAGAGGTGGTTTTCAACCGACCTTTCTTGCGTTTGTATGTGTGGTGTATGTGCAGACATGCGAAGCTGAAATAAAAATTGGTCTCGTGACACTAGAGGGCTGTGATGTGACGTTATATATAGTTACGCGAGGATTACGCAACACATTTTGGCGACTTGTGACGCCTTCGTGGTATCATCGTACGATGGCGATTTCTGGCATCACTTTGCGTTGAAGTCAAAGGTCGACAGCCGCTTGTCGTGTTTGACGGTGCATCTGTGATGTGATGTGCGCATGAAAGGTCGGCAGTGCTCGGGCGTGAGGTACAGTAGAACATGACGACGTCGGTTCTGCTggtgcgaaacagcgtgaatgcggtGAGTGGCAAAAAAAGGAGCAAAAAGACAAGCGGTACACGTGCAACGAGAAAACCCTAGCGATACGAAGACGATGAAGAGAGGCACGAGGGTGTTATGTCAAGAACAGAAGAGCAAAGTGGCCCAATCAGAGTTGCTTGGAGGTCGTAGGGGTAAATCACTTGTGGGTCAACCCAGAGTACT
This genomic interval from Rhipicephalus microplus isolate Deutch F79 chromosome 10, USDA_Rmic, whole genome shotgun sequence contains the following:
- the LOC142774865 gene encoding uncharacterized protein LOC142774865 translates to MAAAQPPGILPKKKPPSRGASLAAAAQTGEAVPANPAPPSVPSAAPSPGAALATSGAAPSIGAATPAPGAATAPGSALAPGAEPEGDNLPPPPPPIADMADAPYPDAAAAAGAPMEPAPGTFVTTKAADAPVAQVMLGTNQESTKKEYVAAVKSYEELVGGNVVRGKMYLESKPQDEAGPMGGVGFGGMGGGMGGGFGGPPMGGGYPQMMGGYDRPPMGGGGGYGGYDRPPMGGGYDRGYGGGGYGGGYGRPPPADRYFPDRGRYPSPDQDRYPIRERSRSRKDEDYYYDELPRGAPSETKLLISKKESESRAEQIIQKIRQDIEAFDKDDAAAEDAASAPRMGPRRAMMMTTDDYEDDLDVRRRGSDDYDRRDRRKKSKTRYGDDDDRPWRRRSRREQSSSSSSLSEDRRRKKRHDSYDRRHKRSGSRRRSRTRSKGRDDDGERSDLPSSRQRGQGWDDMLRPRPAADRNFIDAGMMYRYESQPLMLVKGDVVKKEEVAPGQDGSAVKNPDDATQPARFLSPEQYQDFLLDVRAGKKRHGYPVRATPSNVAQELGRYQDFLCSVLPEGTSAGVMAAEVRKYHKFMLGTNNPPPEDYEIIVASNKGIAKVVKPVASGSAEDGQPPAGYQSFAVQAKPEPLQAKNQEEYHESNVRALPKPSHSDEVFAMQTMPRRTPSRPKGERYEHLEDTPQLKTEWWSRAVVGYDGTGRPASRSRSSRGRRGLARSASPRMSSPNRRKAYDNENAETYQVTSLEMEGPIGQEYAKVRMSRRLGDPGRMYSMNRRLSPTAVGYGRPQRVASPERLPMQMQGMQIGGMQGVQLQGMSMQPMQGMSMQGMPMQGMPVVGMPMQPMAMQPMAMQGMPMQYDPRSGRVPMRMDRRIHQILTQQKGGGNPRSSTTTVMPVQAQVECVEGVTFKYQIQNESKQCQPDDGGKKTKDEIVETSKEPSVTRIVSNVEIQVGEKKLSKATNARVKTRASSAGTHDAGSTKNAEAQAEIEEIPHVSFTRNANYDAPPPGYLFPMNPVFQPPPPQLSEIISTTTVHTHQHHHHYHDGQKNFKIAYMLPKSGDITRDRSIQAQDRYEDQEPLGAAVGVQCLSLYERFMNWIYPDTKQTEDVSLMTDAEELTEDKKRSGKKDKKGAKKDAEGKLDDGKKDAVGKLEDAKKGAVGKSEDAKKSDKKGVAGESEAEAKGKSAEASEKSEKGEEKNKKEEKKKVPSGPPIPVNLPWQGHEYEYEEQIKPDGSRVGTYRYKGLGGAPKFPDDKGPAEGTVRFPSGQPSKGPVGFETTTTRMEVDGQEFWQREVRPIPNSARGVPMIPMSGSRETYQSSDREQSSMRSVSTPKQRRVTTHSRARVSEKSGHKDNFVPDVQIRLEFGDTSDNSGSHESKTKSSEASAVATASWQPADMVVSYAHKNFDDKNLADDDNDDDMLPSGHVYGGHGSTKKLIKRRRKIRGMPNKELMAYSMVVLAALVGLALLITMNGHRSRSRQPFALDHHLVLNASKFRAVQAGPASAGFWNAAPPVCKDARCLTRGSAAVKHLSGDYLKSACADFYQFVCAQQNVSDSPSVIAHRALEDGVLSVIKAQDRFPELMTARHLYKECLNKEAISERGWEPLAELQESTDLSGWPFNDPVQQPLIWRAAATLLRRFNLPALLSIGIEKHPHKQGTSILSIGHPELLLPPRAGNRSVRWYYGAVMHALSPFRERLLVPVFAVEVSAFESRLANMLRAQPKMAVQKLADHPELTQFLNIALENITHVTTSTEFLVKDVDFLDDLLATTKETAPHIVLNYLGFREVVAASPFLPSKLQALSALGRSPALRKEICLGVIAESLPVMSLYAGFNAFKQGLRDFKAANVTGATKAAVSSLVKKIDWMDGATKARVSKKVMSSHVRTFHPGWIGDKFKVFAQHENVPMVTENEGLRSYATIRKALFENTLKTEAAHMDERWLGTILDPECSFDAQGTSIYAPVSFWNVSHPSHDNFLMMHIPDTLPKLSRCLVSQILREGAGDHVSPYSQATWSDVTKKHFKDTRQCFTKQLSETASQNASEAEVLSVVADSAAISPSFKIYKQFVSQKNIDRKSFVKVFNIDVDQFFFVSYASSYCGSSPAVKPSQHSVVTNRDRHVI